One window from the genome of Cryptomeria japonica chromosome 6, Sugi_1.0, whole genome shotgun sequence encodes:
- the LOC131079391 gene encoding pentatricopeptide repeat-containing protein At5g39350: MKSTVESYWPYKISYELKSSRKIVCSFLHVIASLIPSQNWDSSQPKNNISTDDVNRTIKSYASLLLDSFKTKSLSQGKIVHSHLLITGLHQHILLESKLAAMYAICGKMVEARQLFDKMSERDVFLWNTMIRGYTYIGTSKEALRLYYQMQDAGVRADNFTFNFVLKACALLSDLEEGKEIHDHIIRNGFESDLFVGNALIFMYSKCGCVEIARQLFDNMPERDVISWNTTIAAYAQNGFASEALTLFHQMIIGDVKPDPVSTVSALQACASLEALREGKGIHNLIIKNRFELVDVSVGNSLIALYSKCGMIDIAFKVFDKMKKRNLVSWNSLIAGYAQNGRAGEALKLFHQMQRENLKPNQVTIVSISRACADLAILREGKEIHNYIIQNGFESDITVANSLIAMYAKCRCLDIGRQLFEKMSERNVISWNIMIAGYAQNGQADESLFIFHEMQFSAIKPHAVTMISVIFVCARLASLQQGSCFHAYIIKCGFDSNDILETTLIDMYAKCGRVDFALQTFQKMSCKNVVAWTAMISAYARHGLPEDALALFAQMVNAGIKPDHVTFTHILSACTHAGLVDEGWKNFECMSRNYGIIPRVDHYACMVDLLGRAGRLDEAELLVTNMPLEPNAGVWGALLSACRIHGNIELGERAAKYLFKLEPEDAGNYILLSNMYAAAGRWYDAARIRTMMNDRGLKKTPGCSLIEVNNKVHSFLVGDRSHPEYEKIYAYLQTLNRKMKEAGYAIDPNFALHNMEEGQGT, translated from the coding sequence ATGAAATCCACTGTGGAATCGTACTGGCCATATAAGATCTCTTATGAAttaaagagttcaagaaaaatcgTATGCTCGTTTCTTCATGTCATTGCTTCTCTGATACCTTCACAAAACTGGGATTCTTCTCAACCCAAAAATAATATATCTACAGATGACGTAAACCGGACTATAAAATCCTATGCTTCCCTCTTGTTGGATTCTTTTAAAACCAAGTCACTATCTCAAGGCAAGATAGTGCATTCTCATTTATTAATCACTGGACTGCATCAGCATATCCTTCTGGAATCCAAGCTTGCTGCAATGTATGCAATCTGTGGCAAAATGGTAGAAgcacgccaactgtttgacaaaatgtctgaaCGAGATGTCTTTTTATGGAACACCATGATCAGAGGCTATACCTATATTGGGACATCTAAGGAAGCTCTTAGATTATACTATCAAATGCAAGATGCAGGCGTACGTGCAGACAATTTCACCTTTAACTTTGTGCTCAAGGCGTGTGCTTTGCTCTCTGATTTAGAAGAGGGCAAGGAGATTCATGATCACATAATCAGAAATGGTTTTGAGTCTGACTTATTTGTGGGGAATGCACTCATATTTATGTATTCAAAGTGTGGGTGTGTGGAGATTGCTCGCCAGTTGTTTGATAACATGCCTGAGAGAGATGTGATATCGTGGAATACAACGATTGCAGCGTATGCCCAAAATGGATTTGCCTCTGAGGCTTTGACACTGTTTCATCAAATGATAATTGGTGATGTGAAGCCTGATCCTGTGTCCACTGTCAGTGCTCTGCAGGCATGTGCCAGTCTAGAAGCTCTGAGAGAGGGCAAGGGTATCCATAATTTGATCATCAAGAATAGGTTTGAATTAGTAGATGTCTCTGTGGGGAATTCCCTCATAGCTCTGTACTCTAAGTGTGGGATGATAGACATCGCTTTCAAAGTCTTTGAcaagatgaagaagagaaatttGGTTTCGTGGAATTCACTAATTGCAGGATATGCTCAGAATGGACGTGCCGGCGAAGCCTTGAAGCTTTTCCATCAAATGCAACGGGAAAATTTGAAACCCAACCAGGTTACCATTGTGAGTATAAGCCGAGCATGTGCTGACTTAGCAATCCTCCGAGAGGGAAAGGAGATTCATAATTACATTATCCAAAACGGTTTTGAGTCAGATATAACTGTGGCAAATTCCCTCATAGCCATGTATGCGAAGTGCAGATGTCTAGATATTGGAAGGCAATTGTTTGAAAAAATGTCCGAAAGgaatgtcatttcatggaatataaTGATTGCTGGTTATGCCCAGAATGGACAAGCAGATGAATCTTTGTTCATCTTTCATGAAATGCAATTTTCAGCTATAAAACCCCATGCAGTCACAATGATTAGTGTTATATTTGTCTGTGCTCGATTAGCATCACTGCAACAAGGTAGTTGTTTTCATGCATACATTATTAAATGTGGATTTGATTCAAATGATATTTTGGAGACAACTCTTATTGACATGTATGCCAAATGTGGTAGGGTTGATTTTGCACTCCAAACTTTTCAAAAAATGTCTTGCAAAAATGTTGTGGCGTGGACTGCTATGATTTCTGCATATGCAAGGCATGGGCTTCCGGAGGATGCTCTTGCTCTTTTTGCACAAATGGTAAATGCAGGAATAAAGCCAGATCACGTCACTTTCACACATATTTTGAGTGCATGCACTCATGCAGGCCTTGTTGATGAGGGTTGGAAAAACTTTGAGTGTATGAGTAGAAATTATGGTATAATTCCAAGAGTGGATCATTATGCATGCATGGTTGACCTTCTCGGACGTGCTGGCCGTCTTGATGAGGCAGAATTGCTTGTAACAAACATGCCATTAGAACCCAATGCTGGTGTATGGGGAGCACTGCTTTCAGCTTGTCGAATTCATGGCAACATTGAACTAGGAGAACGTGCAGCTAAATACCTTTTTAAACTTGAACCTGAAGATGCTGGAAATTATATCTTACTGTCAAACATGTATGCTGCAGCTGGCAGATGGTATGATGCagcaaggataaggacaatgatgAATGATAGGGGGTTAAAAAAGACACCTGGTTGCAGCTTGATTGAGGTAAATAACAAGGTTCATTCTTTTCTAGTGGGAGACAGATCGCATCCTGAATATGAAAAAATCTATGCATATTTGCAGACCTTGAATCGGAAAATGAAGGAGGCAGGGTATGCAATTGACCCCAATTTTGCTCTGCATAACATGGAGGAGGGTCAAGGAACATGA
- the LOC131856127 gene encoding putative pentatricopeptide repeat-containing protein At3g13770, mitochondrial — protein sequence MIPNVKTYASLLQASIKNRIVRHGIQLHAHLIITGLYQHGILGIKLSAMYAICGKMVEAREVFDKISQRNAFLYNMMIRGYACSGPCEEALVLYNEMIKTGIQPDNLTFPFLLKACASLSALEEGKEIHYQVINAGLDSDIFVGNTLVAMYAKCGETEVARQLFDNMSTRNVVSWNALIAGYVHNGCASEALKLFYDMQQANMKPDQATIVSVLSACATLSALQEGKNVHYYIIQSKFESSPFVVTALIDMYTSCGDIAAARGLFETNKNYVPSWNAMIAGYTQNGQAVEALFLFQNMQLECVIPDRATILSVVSACGELAALHPGREIHAYIVKSKFDLNVYVGNSLVTMYNKCERLDVARQVFRKMPKRNVVSWNAMIAGYAQNGSYNEALKLVNEMKLADMAPNQVSVPSALQACANLSALQQGKEIHGYIIKYSLQSDVFVQNSLIDMYAKCGKVEIARKVFDEIRQRDVVIWTAMISGYAQNGHANEALALFHQMELADMEPNQATISSVLRACADLAALQQGKDIHEYIIEKQFESDLSVGNSLVAMYAKCGSIEVARQVFDKMPKRDVISWTAMIAGYGMHGHGEEALAIFLQMHQTRIKPDYITFTCVLYACSHSGLVDKGRLVFDSMSKDYCMTPNIEQYECMVDLLGRAGHLLEAKQLIENMPLEPSADVWAALLGSCRVHCDVDIAEYAAKHLFVIEPENAVNYVLLSNIYAAAGRWADVNMLRTIMRDRGLKKTPGCSFVEIDKKVHTFLVGDRSHPQTEEIYSALENLAGEMKAAGYVPDTNFVLHDVEEEMKEHLLCIHSEKLAIAFGLISTSSGTPIRITKNLRVCGDCHRATKFISKIVRREIIVRDANRFHLFKDGTCSCGDYW from the coding sequence ATGATTCCTAATGTCAAAACCTATGCTTCCCTCTTGCAAGCCTCCATAAAAAACAGAATAGTCCGCCACGGGATTCAGCTTCACGCCCACCTAATCATCACTGGGCTATACCAACATGGTATTCTGGGAATCAAACTTTCTGCCATGTATGCCATCTGCGGAAAAATGGTTGAAGcacgtgaagtgtttgacaaaatatctCAAAGAAATGCCTTTTTATATAACATGATGATCAGAGGGTATGCCTGCAGTGGGCCCTGTGAAGAAGCTCTTGTACTCTATAATGAAATGATAAAGACAGGCATACAGCCAGACAACCTCACCTTTCCCTTTCTGCTCAAAGCGTGTGCATCCTTATCTGCGCTAGAGGAGGGCAAAGAAATTCATTATCAGGTAATCAATGCAGGACTTGACTCTGATATTTTTGTGGGGAATACCCTTGTAGCCATGTATGCTAAGTGTGGAGAAACTGAAGTTGCACGGCAATTGTTTGACAATATGTCTACAAGAAATGTAGTATCATGGAATGCTTTGATTGCAGGGTATGTACATAATGGATGTGCCAGTGAGGCCTTAAAACTCTTTTATGACATGCAGCAGGCAAACATGAAGCCCGACCAGGCAACAATTGTGTCTGTGCTCTCGGCATGTGCTACACTATCAGCTCTGCAAGAGGGCAAGAATGTTCATTACTACATCATTCAAAGTAAATTTGAGTCGAGTCCGTTTGTCGTGACTGCTCTTATAGACATGTACACCAGTTGTGGGGATATAGCTGCTGCACGTGGATTGTTTGAAACTAATAAAAATTATGTTCcgtcatggaatgcaatgattgctggGTACACACAGAATGGGCAAGCCGTGGAAGCACTATTTCTGTTTCAGAATATGCAACTAGAATGTGTAATACCTGACCGGGCAACAATTTTGAGTGTTGTCTCTGCATGTGGTGAATTAGCAGCTCTGCATCCGGGCAGGGAAATCCATGCCTACATTGTTAAAAGTAAATTTGATTTAAATGTCTATGTGGGGAATTCTCTTGTTACGATGTATAACAAGTGTGAACGATTAGATGTTGCTCGCCAAGTGTTCAGAAAAATGCCTAAAAGAAACGTTgtttcatggaatgcaatgattgcagggtATGCCCAGAATGGTAGTTATAATGAGGCTTTGAAACTCGTCAACGAGATGAAATTGGCAGATATGGCTCCTAACCAAGTATCTGTTCCAAGTGCTCTCCAGGCATGCGCTAACCTATCAGCTTTGCAGCAGGGTAAGGAGATTCATGGCTATATAATCAAATACAGTCTTCAATCAGATGTTTTTGTGCAGAATTCTCTGATTGACATGTATGCTAAATGTGGGAAAGTAGAAATTGCAAGGAAAGTATTTGATGAAATACGTCAAAGAGATGTGGTCATATGGACTGCCATGATTTCAGGGTATGCACAGAATGGACACGCCAATGAGGCTCTGGCACTTTTTCATCAAATGGAACTGGCAGACATGGAACCAAACCAGGCAACGATTTCTAGCGTGCTCCGTGCCTGTGCTGACTTAGCTGCTCTGCAACAGGGCAAGGACATCCACGAGTACATTATTGAAAAACAATTTGAGTCAGATCTATCTGTGGGAAATTCCCTTGTGGCAATGTATGCCAAGTGCGGAAGTATAGAAGTTGCACGTCAAGTTTTTGATAAAATGCCCAAAAGAGACGTaatctcatggactgcaatgattgcggGGTATGGAATGCATGGGCATGGTGAGGAAGCCCTTGCTATATTTTTACAAATGCATCAAACACGCATAAAGCCAGACTATATAACGTTCACTTGTGTTTTGTATGCTTGCAGCCATTCAGGGCTGGTGGACAAAGGCCGACTAGTCTTTGATTCTATGAGTAAAGATTATTGCATGACTCCCAATATTGAACAATACGAGTGCATGGTTGATCTTCTTGGTCGTGCTGGGCATTTACTTGAAGCCAAACAACTTATTGAGAATATGCCCTTGGAACCTAGTGCTGATGTATGGGCTGCTCTGCTTGGTTCTTGTAGAGTTCACTGTGATGTTGACATTGCAGAATATGCAGCAAAACACCTTTTTGTGATCGAGCCTGAAAATGCTGTAAATTATGTACTCTTATCAAATATCTATGCAGCAGCTGGTAGATGGGCTGACGTAAACATGTTGAGAACAATAATGAGAGACAGGGGACTGAAAAAGACTCCAGGATGTAGCTTCGTTGAGATTGATAAGAAGGTCCACACATTCCTTGTGGGAGACAGATCACATCCTCAAACAGAGGAAATTTACTCAGCTCTAGAGAACTTGGCTGGGGAGATGAAGGCAGCTGGGTATGTTCCTGACACAAATTTTGTGTTACATGATGTGGAGGAGGAGATGAAGGAGCATTTGCTGTGCATACATAGTGAGAAGTTGGCTATTGCTTTTGGGCTTATCAGCACAAGCTCTGGGACCCCCATTCGCATCACAAAGAATCTTCGTGTGTGCGGTGATTGCCATAGGGCCACTAAGTTCATATCCAAGATTGTGAGGAGAGAAATTATTGTCAGGGATGCTAACCGTTTCCACCTTTTCAAGGATGGAACATGTTCTTGTGGAGATTATTGGTAG